The Deltaproteobacteria bacterium genome includes the window GATCGAGGTTGCCTATCACCTCACCGACCGGCCCTTTCATGTCGTGAACCACCATCTGGATGAGATCCTTCTTGAGCTTTTCGAGTCGGATCAACTCGTTGTGGGCTTCCTCGAGTCGCGTCTTTTCGAGAAGCAATTCGTCTTGCGTCCTTCTAAGGTCCGCTGTTCGTCTCTGAACCTCCTCCTCCAGGAAATCACCATGCAGTCGCGCCTTCTCCTCGAGGCGTTTCAGGGGCGTGACGTCACGATACACCACAACCGCCTGCTCGGGAGGACCATACTCGCTCGCTACGGGCGAAACGCTCACCTCCAGACAGTATGTATCCCCAACTGCATCTTTCTTTTCTATATACTTCCGAATCGGCCGACCCGTCTCGAAAAAGGATCGGGCGAGGCAACCTTCCTCGGAACAAATGCCGAAAGGGTTTCCAAAGAGGCAGGTCGACTCGCTACATCGGCGTCCAATGACCTCTCTTGGATGAGCGTTTAACCGGGAAGCAAAGGCTTTGTTAACGGCAATAACTCGAAGGCCGCGGTCCACAGTGAATACCGGCTCCAAAATGGAATCGATCAGATCCCTGAGCTTATCACGGCTTTCCAGTAAGATCGAAGTCAGGTTCTTGTCGGATTGCGTCATCACACCTACTGCCGGACGATCGGAACCAAATTTTCGCACATTTTATGGAGAGACCCGTCGTTATCCGACCGGATCGAAGCACCACGAACCACAGCTATTCGGTCGTTCGTGGACTCTGGGAAGGCTCTTTCGTACGTTGCAGCCCCCCAAAAGCGAGCCATCCTTCCCTCTGAAGCAAGATCTTAAATAAAAACCATTGCTTAGATCAAAATATACATTAGTGGAAGCTCCAATGTCATCAAAAAACCGATAAGGAGCCTTCAGCTTATAACAAAACCCTCTTTCCTCTCCTCTCGCGAGATACCCCGTCCATAGGACAACCTCAGCCTGGCCTGCCGGGGCTGCTCTTCCGAGAGTCTCATCAGGGCAGAATGCAATTGTACACGATACATTCGGAAATTGCCACTATTAGGGAGATATTTTCGACTACGTCTCTGAAATCTCTCTCAAAACGAGAGAAACAATCGACGCCGTAGATGGACGATGCTGCATCTTCCAGCAGGATGCCTGCATGTCGCGGGGAATGATTGGCCTATGATGGTGATTTACTTAGGGGTTTCCTCTGTCTCAACTTCCGTGGGTTTCATTAGCTTGAACCTCTTCACTTTTGTGGAAGGGGAACCGGTATCCACGGCCCGACTCAACGCTTCCCGAAAAATATACTGAAGTTCCATGTTAAAACGCTGTCCAAAAAGGATATATTGAGCGAGCTGTTTAGGGGTCAACAGGGATTCCAGTTTGGTCGATTCCTCTCGATACAGCTCGTATTTTCTCTTTTCATTAAGTCTATAGTCATCCAACAGGCTCTGGATTGTACGTTCGTCGTGCGTTTCACGTCCGATCTCCGCAGCCAACATTCTTTCTATCCGCCTTCCCTCAGCCATCAGTTGGCCTCTACGCTCCTGGAACGCGTTCAGAATAGGGAAGAGGTCTCTCGCCGTATTTTCGTTGAGGTTCAACTCTGAGGTGAGCCTCCAGATACGAATCATATGTATGCGTTTTCGTACCCGCTCTTTCTCTTGCTCCAACGCGTCCGCCGTGGCCGAATCCGATGTGCCGTGGTCCAAAGGATTCCCCGACTGAACGGACTCCTGAGCATCCGCGCCCGCCGTCGGTCCGGTGGAACTTGTTTCCGCATAGGAATAGCAAATTGGAGTGCTCATGGTCACGACGAGGCCTAACACGAGCATTCGTTTGACTGCACTGTGCTTCATTCTCATAAACTCATTGCCTGCGTAATTGGGGTTGGGTCAACGTTGCCTCATGTCAATTTGACATCATATAGTCCAAGGAGTGGGCCACCCTGGTAAGTTCCGCCGGACTGAGGTTCGAGAGCCTGGACTCGAGAGCGGACACGTATCGCGCCGAATCCGTCATTTCCATGTCCGGGACGAAAACATCCTGAAATTTATCCAATCTTTCCTGTCTGGCGAGTCTACTGAGCAATCCATTGCACAAATACACAAGTTCTTCCTGGGATAGGTTCTCCAAAGGAACGGACACATGGTCGTCAAAGGTGGAAAGAGGAAAAGAAATGGGCATGGCTGCGACATTGGAGGAAATCGGGCGTCCGACCGCGGAATCGGCCGTAAAAAGATAGCGTCCGGTCTTCATGATGCGGGGGCTCATAATTACGAAAACGGCAAGCAAGGCCACTGCTACCGCTCCATAGGCATACCGGGGTCTCGAAAACCACGCGAGGAATCGTTCGAGATCCACCCAAGGACCCTTCTCAGGGTGACAGGCCTCGGCAAGCAGCCGGTTTCGAACGTCCCGCACAAAATGGTCCCAGTCCGGTTCGACACTCCCGGTTCTCGCCGGACCCGCTTGACGCAGGGTCGTCACCAAATCATAACTGGCTTTGCATTCAGGACAATGCTTAATATGACCCAAAATGACAGGGTCCGTGCGCTCGTTCAGCACCGTTGAGTCCATTTCTAAAATATGTCGCTCAACTTTTTTGCAGTCCATAGACCTTTCCCAGCTTTTTCTTCAGTTTTTGCAGCGCGAAATGGAAGTTGGCTTTCGCCGCTCCCTCGCTGCACCCCAGAATACGGCTCACATCCGCATAACTGAGGTCTTTATAAGTCCTCAACACAACTGTCAACCGTTGCTTTTCAGGCAGTTCTTTAATGGCTCGGTGCAATTCGAGCCGTTTTTCCTTGTCTATGATGGAACGCGAAGGATCATCATCCGTGGCCATCGCCGGATCCAACTCGTCCGTCTGCTGAAAACGCGATTTCTTCAAGTGGTTTCGGCACAAATTCAGGGCGATCTTGTAGAGCCAGGTTTTGAACTTTGACTGCCTCTTGAACCTGCCCAACGAGCGAAAAGCGTTCACAAACGCCATTTGGGCAATGTCTTTGGCGTCTTCCTCATTCCCGACAATGCGCAAAACGAAATAGTAGATTTCCTTCTGATACTTGCGGATCAGGGTTTCAAATGCTCTGTCAATCCCCAAATTCTCGTGACTGGAAACCAGGGGCCGGCGAGGGGATCGCCGGTTCCATAAAAGATACGATTCCAATTGACAACCGCCCGCTAACCCCTGTAAACAAAGCTCGGGAAAGAAGACTAGAAAGGAAGCTCCATGAAAGCAACGGTTATCGTCAGCGGTGCAAGGACCGCTGTCGGCAAGTTTGGCGGGACACTGAAGGAGTTGAGTGACATCGACTTCGGTCCGGTTCCCATCCGTGAGGCCATTCGCCGAGCCGGACTGTCCGGAGATCAAATCGACGAAGCAATCTATGCGTCCGGATACCGCACCGGCGATCTTCCGATAAACTCGGCTCGCGTCGTCGCGGTCAAGGCGGGCATACCCGTAGAAAAGCCTCAGTTTACCATCTCCAAGGCATGCGGCGGAAGTCTCAAAGCAGTTACGCTTTGCAGCCAGATCATCTCTGCCGGCGGCGCCGAAATCATGCTGGCCGGAGGCATGGAGTCGATGAGCAACGCTGCGTACCTTCTAAAGCAGGCCCGGTGGGGGTACCGTCTGGGGCATGGACAGCTTCAGGACCAACTGATTCTGTTTGATCCTTTGAGCGGGGACACCATGGGGGAAACGGCCGAAAACGTAGCCGAAAAATACCAAGTCGCGCGTCCTGACCAGGACGAGTTCGCTCTCAGGAGTCAACAGTTGGCCGAAGCAGCCATCAAGGCAGGGAAATTCGAGGACCAGATCGCGCCGGTCGAAATTCCCCAGAAAAAAGGCGCGACGGATCTGTTTGACACGGACGAGCATCCAAGATTCGGTACGACCCTCGAGGCATTGGCCAAGCTGAAGCCCGCTTTCCGGAAAAACGGCTCGGTCACGGCTGGAAACTCGAGCGGAATGAACGACGGAGCGGCCGCCCTGGTAGTCATGTCGGCGAAAAGGGCCAAGGAGCTGAACATCGAGCCGTTGGCTTCCATCGTGTCCTTCGCCTCGGTCGGCGTGGAACCTTCTCTCATGGGGATAGGGCCTGT containing:
- a CDS encoding PAS domain-containing sensor histidine kinase, with protein sequence MTQSDKNLTSILLESRDKLRDLIDSILEPVFTVDRGLRVIAVNKAFASRLNAHPREVIGRRCSESTCLFGNPFGICSEEGCLARSFFETGRPIRKYIEKKDAVGDTYCLEVSVSPVASEYGPPEQAVVVYRDVTPLKRLEEKARLHGDFLEEEVQRRTADLRRTQDELLLEKTRLEEAHNELIRLEKLKKDLIQMVVHDMKGPVGEVIGNLDLAKLEPLSERQLESIEMAESGCEDLLRMIMNLLDLSRMEEGRLQLNPASLDPEEVIGKIVSKFKTLLRLGGLRARIGVQGRDRVKADRVLLERILQNLLTNSINATPAGGEIAIMVSSLREGGIMRFDVRDTGLGIPESYRHLVFQKFAPASDDSDHRNSTGLGLNFCKMAVEAHGGTIWFSSREGEGTTFSFTLPVSGELQTRGRL
- a CDS encoding RNA polymerase sigma factor; this encodes MGIDRAFETLIRKYQKEIYYFVLRIVGNEEDAKDIAQMAFVNAFRSLGRFKRQSKFKTWLYKIALNLCRNHLKKSRFQQTDELDPAMATDDDPSRSIIDKEKRLELHRAIKELPEKQRLTVVLRTYKDLSYADVSRILGCSEGAAKANFHFALQKLKKKLGKVYGLQKS
- a CDS encoding acetyl-CoA C-acetyltransferase, coding for MKATVIVSGARTAVGKFGGTLKELSDIDFGPVPIREAIRRAGLSGDQIDEAIYASGYRTGDLPINSARVVAVKAGIPVEKPQFTISKACGGSLKAVTLCSQIISAGGAEIMLAGGMESMSNAAYLLKQARWGYRLGHGQLQDQLILFDPLSGDTMGETAENVAEKYQVARPDQDEFALRSQQLAEAAIKAGKFEDQIAPVEIPQKKGATDLFDTDEHPRFGTTLEALAKLKPAFRKNGSVTAGNSSGMNDGAAALVVMSAKRAKELNIEPLASIVSFASVGVEPSLMGIGPVPSTRLALEKAGMSLDDIDLIELNEAFASQSLACVRELDMDLEKVNVNGGAIALGHPVSASGAVILVKLLYEMMARNLSTGLATMCIGGGQGIALIVERA